The sequence below is a genomic window from Desulfobulbus oligotrophicus.
GAGAAAGCGAAAGAAGTCAGACCGCGACATTGTCAATAAACGCGGCTAATTGAGGAGAATTCACACATGGCCCGATCTGTCAAAAAAGGCCCCTTTGTCGATGATCACCTTCTGAAAAAGGTGGAGAACGCACAAGCAACAGGGTCACGAAAAGTTATTAAAACATGGTCACGTAGGTCGGATATACTGCCTGAAATGGTTGGGTTGACATTTGCCGTCCACAACGGAAACAAGTTCATCCCAGTCTATGTCACCGAAAACATGGTTGGACATAAACTCGGAGAATTCGCACCGACAAGAACCTACTATGGGCATGCCTCCGACAAAAAAGGCAGATAAGCTCATAACATTTAAGATATTGCTTTGAGGAGTCGAACGATGGAAACAAAAGCCGTCGCTAGAAATATCCGCATTTCACCACAAAAAGCGCGTCTGGTTGCCGATGTCGTTCGAGGAATGAATGCTGGAGCAGCTGTTACAACCCTGCGTTTTATGCCCAAAAAAGCAGCAAGAATAATACGTAAGGTGTTGGAGTCTGCGGTGGCAAACGCAGATCAGCTTGAATCGGTTGACGTTGACAACCTTTTTATAAAAGAGATTACAGTTGATGGCGGCCCGATGTTGAAAAGATTCAGGCCTCGTGCTCAGGGACGTGCTACTCGTATTTTAAAAAGGACGAGTCATATTTCTATAACTGTGACTGAGCCTTAAGCAAAAATAAAAAAGATAAAGCAGCAATTAACAGTGAGGAACGGAGGCGTATCTTGGGACAAAAAGTCAATCCAATAGGGCTGCGAATAAATATCACTCGATCCTGGGAATCTATTTGGTATGCAGACAAAGAGTATGCCAAAAATCTTCATCAGGATCAGCTCATTCGTAAATACCTGAAGCAGCGGCTCTATCATGCTGGAGTTTCCCGTATAATTATCGAACGTACCGGTGAAAAGGTTAAAATTAAACTGTTCACAGTACGTCCAGGTATTGTTATCGGCAAAAAAGGTGCTGAAATTGAAAATCTGAAAAAAGAACTGGAAAAGAAGTTTCAGCGTCCATGTTTCATAGATATCCAGGAAGTACGCCGCCCGGAAGCTGATGCCCAGTTAGTTGCTGAAAATATTGCTTCCCAGCTTGAACGACGGGTGGCCTTTCGTCGGGCCATGAAAAAGTCGATTAACTCTGCCTTACGATTTGGCGTGCAAGGTATTAAAGTGTCATGTTCGGGTCGCTTGGGCGGTGCGGAAATGTCACGAACGGAATGGTTCAAGGAAGGGCGGGTTCCACTGCATACACTTAGAGCGGATATTGATTACGGAACAGCTGAGGCTAAAACAACCTACGGAATAATTGGTGTTAAGGTCTGGATATTCAAAGGGGAAATACTTGCTGCGGAAAAGGAACCTGTTCTTGAGCAATCTCTGTAGAGTGCAAGAATCAACCTCATTTTTTCGTTTGTATTTGAACTAGGAGCTAGAAGTTATGTTAAGCCCACGAAAAGTTAAATATAGAAAACAGTTTAAAGGAAGAATGCGTGGGGAAGCTTACCGGGGTTCTGAGCTGACCTTCGGCGATTTTGCCCTTAAGGCAGTCGGGCGAGGCCGGATAACCTCTCAACAGATAGAGGCAGCTCGTATAGCTATTAACAGACGGGCGAAACGTGGTGGCCAGCTGTGGATCAGGGTTTTTCCGGATAAACCCATCACTAAAAAGCCTGCTGAAACACGAATGGGCAAGGGGAAAGGGTCGCCGGATCATTGGGTGGCAACTGTCCGTCCCGGCAGAATCCTGTATGAGATAAAGGGGGTACCTGAAGAGGTTGCGAGAGAGGCCCTGCGTCTTGCTGGTTTTAAACTCCCAT
It includes:
- the rpsS gene encoding 30S ribosomal protein S19 encodes the protein MARSVKKGPFVDDHLLKKVENAQATGSRKVIKTWSRRSDILPEMVGLTFAVHNGNKFIPVYVTENMVGHKLGEFAPTRTYYGHASDKKGR
- the rplP gene encoding 50S ribosomal protein L16; translated protein: MLSPRKVKYRKQFKGRMRGEAYRGSELTFGDFALKAVGRGRITSQQIEAARIAINRRAKRGGQLWIRVFPDKPITKKPAETRMGKGKGSPDHWVATVRPGRILYEIKGVPEEVAREALRLAGFKLPFPTTVISKSETI
- the rplV gene encoding 50S ribosomal protein L22: METKAVARNIRISPQKARLVADVVRGMNAGAAVTTLRFMPKKAARIIRKVLESAVANADQLESVDVDNLFIKEITVDGGPMLKRFRPRAQGRATRILKRTSHISITVTEP
- the rpsC gene encoding 30S ribosomal protein S3 — translated: MGQKVNPIGLRINITRSWESIWYADKEYAKNLHQDQLIRKYLKQRLYHAGVSRIIIERTGEKVKIKLFTVRPGIVIGKKGAEIENLKKELEKKFQRPCFIDIQEVRRPEADAQLVAENIASQLERRVAFRRAMKKSINSALRFGVQGIKVSCSGRLGGAEMSRTEWFKEGRVPLHTLRADIDYGTAEAKTTYGIIGVKVWIFKGEILAAEKEPVLEQSL